ATTAGTTGTTATATATTTGAACTAACGCCTAGTTATCATTGTATCAATTATATTATGGTTTTGGTAGTGTTTAAGTAAATATTTTACAAATTAATTTTTCTTTCCACAAGTTTTGATAAACTTTCTAACAATACGGAATGATGTTTTCGTCGATATTTTAATTGATAGTTTAGCACGTATATGAAATTTATTTAAATAAAATTTGGCTATAAATTTTACCATGAAAATGGAATGTTCTAAACTTTTTTAATATATTCTATTTAGAACTTTAATATTTTATTTCAATTTCAGTTTTACTCTCAACTTCTGTGGTAGATTCTATTTTATTAATTATGCGAATAAACATATTAATCAATTCCAACTCCAACTATAATCCTTATGTTTTCTATCTAGCTTCAAGTGTTTAATAAATATTTTATTTCCATATCTAATTTTAACATTTATTTTTAAAATTCTGTGTCGCATCATGTCAAATTTTATTTTTCAAAAATATATTTATAAAACTAAATAATCATAAGCCATTATAAAGATTAACATAAATACTTTTTTATTTTTGCAAAACAGAATAATATATTTAGGTGGTGATTGAAATGGAAAAAGTATCAATCTATCTAAGAAAATCCAGAGCTGACATAGAAGCTGAATCTCGTGGTGAAGGTGAAACTCTTGCCAAGCACCGCAGTACCCTTCTAAAAGTAGCTAAGGAAAAGAAGCTTAGTATCGTTAAAATATATGAAGAAATAGTATCTGGAGAAAGCTTAATGCATCGACCTGAAATGCTGGAGCTTTTAAAGAACGTGGAGTCTAAAAAATATGATGCTGTTTTGGTTATGGATGTGGATCGTCTTGGCAGAGGTAACATGCAGGAGCAAGGTCTTATTCTAGAAACTTTTAAAAAGTCTTGCACTAAGATTATTACTCCTAGGAAGATATACAACTTAGATGATGAATTTGACGAAGAGTATAGTGAGTTTGAGGCCTTTATGGCTAGAAAAGAATTGAAGATGATTAATCGGCGTCTACAAAACGGTAGAGTGCGTTCTATTGAAGATGGAAACTATATCAGCCCTAACCCTCCATATGGATATGAAATTGACGAGGGAAAGGACTACAGGACCTTAAAGCCCCATCCAGAGCAAGCAGAAGTCGTCAAAATGATATTTGAATGGTATGTTAGTGGTTTAGGCTCTGGCAAAATCGCAAACAAGCTGAATGACCTCGGATACAAATCCTATACTGGTATCCCATGGCGCAGCTCTTCTGTGTTGAATATGCTTAAGAATCTTGTATATACGGGTAAGGTTGTTTGGGGCCGGAAAGATATTAAGAAATCCACTGAAGTAGGGAAAGTTAAAGATACGGTAACGAGACCTAAGGAAGAATGGATCATAGCAGATGGCAAGCATCCTGCCCTAGTTTCTGAGGAGCTATTTGAAAAGGCACAAGAGATTTTAAATAAAAGGTACCATGTACCCTATCAATTAGAAAATGGTATTACCAACCCTCTTGCTGGATTAATTCGCTGTGAGAACTGTGGCGCCTCTATGGTCCTTAGACCATACCCAGATAAGGATCATCAGGTGATGTGTTATAATAACTGCGGTAATAAATCCTCTAAGCTAAAATATGTTGAAAAGGAAGTTCTAGCTGGATTGGCTGAATGGTGCCTCCAATATAGAGCACAGTGGGATATAGACAATAAAAGCAAACGTAAAAAATCTAAGCTTACCTCTTCTATTCCGGTACTTGAAAAGGCTGTTGAGAACTTACAGAAGGAATTGGTGGAGTTGGAAAATCAAAAGAATAGTTTACATGATTTTTTAGAACGTGGTATCTATGATGTTGATACATATTTGGAAAGATCTCAGAACTTGGCTACCAGGATAGATGCTACTAAAGTGAGTCTATCTAAAGCTAAACTGGTTCTAGGACAGGAAATGCAGCGTGAAAAAGCTCAGATCGATATTATTCCTAGAATAGAAAAAGTGCTGGATGTTTATCCGAAAATAAACGACCCCGCACATAAAAATGAACTTTTAAAAAGTGTTTTAGATTATGCAGCTTATTCTAAAGATAAATCTAAACGAAATGATGACTTCTCTCTTCGTCTATTTCCAAAGCTTCCAAAGCAAACCCTCGACAGTTGATAACCTGTTGAGGGTAATTCATTGCCCTCTTTATCTACTCCTATTGGATCTTGTAGCGATACTTCTGTTTTTATTTTCTTATTGGACCTGATAGTCATTAAAATTTCATTTTCTATACACCGAGCTGCATAAGTTGCAAGCCTTGTTCCTTTAGAGCGGTCAAAGGTTGTAATTCCTTTGATTAATCCAATAGTGCCTATGGAAATTAAATCATCCATATCCCTTCCAATATTGGAATACTTTTTAACAATATGAGCAACTAAACGCAGGTTTCTTTCTACTAAAATGTTTCTGGCTTCCTCATCACCCTGCTCATATCGCTCTAAATACATAGATTCCTCTTCGGCAGTTAGTGGCTGTGGAAAAGACGTTGTACTAGAAATATACGAAACCAAGAACAAAATCGGCTTTAGTGTAAGTAACATACTTATAAATACTGTCCACATATAAATCATCCCCTCCCTAGAAAACGACATCGCTATTTTTAAACAAATAAATATACTACTATTATAAAAACTAAATAGCGGTTCATTTCTAATAATATGTTTGAGAATATATATATGTGCATGTACGCTACATAATTGTATAAGCTTTATGGTTTTATTTATAATCTAAGTCCATCATTCTCTCTACAACTTCTTTAAATATGGGTACTGCAACGCCTCCTCCTGATCTTCCATTTTGAATTAAAACAGTAATGGCGTATTTGGGATGATCGAATGGGTAATAGCCGGTGAACCAAGCGTGGACTACTTCTTTTTTTCGTTCTACAGACTCTGCAGACCCAGTTTTTCCTGCCGTAATAGCAGCAATCTCTTTTGCTTGGTATCCACTTCCCTTTGTCATCACTTTATGCATCCAATCCTGCAATATTTTCACAACCTCTGCATCTATAATTTCTTCTCCCTCTTTCATATTCGTACTTTGCAATATATTATGCTTACCATCCACTACATCCTTTATAAGATATAAGGGTTTTCGTATACCATTATTTGCGATGCATTGTGTAAGTTGATTGACTTGTAATGGTGTTGCTAATATCTCTCCTTGCCCAATGGCAATGTTTGCATAGGAGGGACCCAATAGGTAATCTCCATAGGGTAAATTGCCTTTACTTTCTTCCTTCAAACCAATACCTATTAGATCCCCAAATCCTAAGTTTTTGGCCCTGTTGATGATATTGTCTGCGCCCAAGCTTTCTGCTAGTTGAATAAATACACTGTTGCAGGATTCTGCAAAACCTCTTTCTAATGTAATATCTCCATGTCCACCCCTACGATAAGAAGAGCACTTAATCTCTAGATCTCCAACTTTTTCATAACCTAAGCAATGGAACTCTTTATTTAAAACAGAAGGATCCTTGATAATAGCTTCAATTGCTACGACTATTTTAAATATAGAACCTGGTGGAAAAGCCATCTGGATTGCTTTATTATATAATTCATCACCATCGCTGTTCATATGCTCTGATATATTATTTGGATTGAAATTCGGCCTACTGACCATACCTAGTATCTCTCCAGTTTTTATATCAGAGACCACTATCGCACCATCGCTATCACTCATGACATCTTCTAATATCTTTTGTACGGAATAATCAATGGTTAGTCTCAAATTCCTCTCCTTCATGTAGTCGTTCCCTACAGCATATCCCTCTCCTGGAATGAATCTTTTCAATCCATCTACCGTTGCAATTAAAGAATTCATTGAATTTGCAGAGAGTAATCCATCCATAGCGCCTTCTATGCCATACATTCCTTTTTTATCAACTTGGTTGATATAGCCAATTACGTGAGATAGAATTCCCTCTTCTTCATAACGAATTTTTTTATCTACTATAAATAGACCTCTTGTGTTTATATGCTTTACATCTTCCATATCCAGTCCGTTTTTCAGCGGAAACTCCATAACAGATTTCGAAGATTTTATTCTCTTTGTCAACACTTCATCTTCAATGTCAGTAATTTTTTGTAGATACAATATATTTTTTTCGCTAGGATTAAAATATTGGGGAAAAATTATGACCATTTTTTTTTCTTCTCTATCAGTCAAAGGTATAAAATTTCGATCCAGTATGATTCCTCGCCCACTGTCTATCGGTATATTGATTTGACGCTGTTTCATCGCTTCTTTTTTATAAAAATCATGATTGATTATTTGTATGTAAAATAGCCTTATAGTCAGTCCGATTAAAATAACAAAACATATCATCTTAATTGACGATAATCTGTTTATGTTAACTTGATTGGTTTTATATATTTTCTTCTCAACTCTGGACATAAAAAACCCCCTATACTTTTTAATTATTATTGCCATTTGTATAGGGGTATTATACGATTATCTATTTTCTCTTTTTTCTTCAATGATCGATTTAATTTTAGCTACCATAATATCGATAGCAACTTGGTTATATCCACCTTCTGGAATAATGATATCTGCATATTTTTTATTTGGTTCAACAAATTGCAAATGAGCAGGCCTTACAGTAGTTAAATACTGATCGATTACAGATTCTAACGTTCTTCCACGCTCTCTGATATCTCTTACAATTCTTCGAATAATTCTTACGTCTGCATCTGTATCTACAAAAATCTTAATATCCAATAGCTGCCGTAGCTCACAATCATCTAGGATCATGATTCCCTCTAAAATAATAATATCTTTTGGATGAATTAATTCCTTTTCTTTTTTTCTATTATGCTGCTCAAAGTCATAAATCGGTTTTTCAATTGAGTTATTTTGCAATAATTCTCTGAGATGCTTTTTCAGAAGTTCTGAATCAAAAGCCAAAGGATTATCATAGTTTGTTTTTACTCTCTCCTCATATGTTAAATGACTTTGATCTTTATAATAGGAATCCTGCTGAATAATTGCGATATTCTTTTCTGGTAAACTTTCAAAAATAGAACGTGCCACAGTACTTTTTCCAGAACCAGTTCCGCCAATGATCCCGATTAAAATGGGTCTTTTATTCATTCTCATCAGCCTTTCTTTCTTTTCTTAGAATATAATTTTCTTCAACTGGTATTTCCATTCTAATCTTTATAATCTGCTGCGGATGCGGTGCTACCTCAATCGGATTCATATCCTCGTCCCACATTTCAGTAATAGTCATAGTTCTGTCTTCCTTAGGCCCCGTAATTTCAATTTCATCACCTAAGAAGAAACGATTCCGTTGCTCAACTGTAGCAATTTTAGTCACTGCATCATACCCTTTAACAAGACCGATAAAATTATAATCCCTTACATAAGAAGTATTATCATAGTGATGATCCTTCGCTCCTGGTTTATCTAAATAGAATCCAGTTGTAAAATCCCTATGACTTGCTTTTTTTAGCTCTTCCATCCACTTCTTATCGAAAGTCCAATTTTCAGGATCTTCATAGTATTGATCGATTGCTGCTCTATATGCCTTTACTACCATTGCCACATAATAAGTTGTTTTCATTCTGCCTTCAATCTTTAAACTTTCGATTCCAGACTTAATTATTTCAGGAATATATTCAATCATACATAAGTCTTTAGAGTTCATAAAGTATGTCCCTTTTTCATCTTCAATAACTTGTATATACTCTCCAGGTCGCTTTTCTTCAACTAGATTATATTTCCATCGACAAGGCTGCGCACATTCACCTCTGTTCGCATCTCTGTTGGCCATATAATTACTCAATAGACATCTACCAGAATAGGACATACACATAGCGCCGTGTACAAATGCTTCTAGTTCAAGTTCTTCCGGTATATGATCTTTTATTTCTCTTATTTCTTTAAAGCTCAGCTCACGAGCTAATACAACTCTAGTTGCTCCTAATTTCCCCCAGAAGTTCACAGTTCTATAGTTGGTATTATTTGCTTGGGTACTGATATGAATATCCATATTGGGTACGGTTTCCTGCACAATAGAGAAGGTTCCTGGATCAGAAACAATCATTGCATCTACGCCGATATCATATAGTTGCTTTAAGTATTCTGGAAACCCACTTAAGTCTTCATTATGGGGAATAATATTGGCAGTCACGTATATTTTTACGCCTCTTTCATGTGCATATCGCACACCCTCTGCTAGATCTTCGATACTAAAGTTTTTTGCTGCAGCTCTTAATCCAAATATCTGACCACCTACGTACACAGCATCTGCCCCGTACATAATGGCAACCTTCAATCTCTCTAAATCCCCTGCGGGGGCTAATAGTTCTACCTTTTTCATATTAAAATTCCTCCTACTTTTTGTAACTTATCGTAAGTCCATCTCCTATTGGTATAATGCTCGTATCGAGTTGTGGATGATTACAAATATATACGAGATATTCCCGCATTCGATTTACAATTGTTTTTTGTCTCCGGACCACCAATTCATCCGTAGCGACCATTCCTTTATATAAAGTATTATCTGAAACGAGAATTCCTCCTGAGTTCAGTAAGTTGATACAATCATTTAAGAAGTCCTTATAATGACCTTTGGCACCATCCAAAAATATTAAATCATATGTTCCTTTAATTCCTTTTAAAACCTCTGTTGCATCGCCTTCAATCAATGTGATATTTTGATCTCTATTTGCTTTTTCTATATTTGCTTTAGCCTGCAATATCCTTTTCTCATCTCGTTCGATGGTTGTTACATGACCATCATCACCCATTGCTTCACAGAATAATAATGTAGAATAGGCAATTGCAGTTCCTATTTCCAATACTTTTTTCGCATTCGTAGCCTTTGTGAGGACCTGTAGCAATACGCCTACCTCTTTATGAACGATGGGTACATAATTCTCTTTTGCGTATAGCTCCATTTCTCCTAAAAGGCCTGTGTTATTAGGTAATGTATTCCTAATATATTCCTCTATAAAAGGCAATACGATATTACTCATTAAATCTGCAACTCCTTTATCATCATAAATTAATACGTGGAATTGTTCCACGTATTAATCTACATATTATTATCTTTTATTTAAATCACACCAAATGGAATTATAAAATAATCAATTAATATTATATTATTATCGTTCTACTTTTACAAGATTTATTGGAAATTATCTTGTATTTAACATACTTATAGCGTATATCTGTTTAAACTATATTTAAGATCCCGATATAATTGCCTAGGAAATACTGAAATTTCAACATTTGATTTGTCATTTCCAATAGAAAAATAAATTAATTTGTATATTATTATAACATCATGATGAATGGTACGATAATTGGTACCAATAACGATAAGGTTACGCCTGTGATAAATGAAACCACGGCAGTGTTTCCATCTGTCGCTTTGGAAATGATCGGAAGAGTCGTATCCATAGCTGTAGCCCCTGCTGGAGCGATACTTTCCAATTTTCCTATATATTTAGCAATTAGAGGGATGGTGATAATTGCAATGATCTCTCTAGAGACATTCGTAATAAAAGCTAGGGTTCCAAGCTGTGCACTGTGTTTTGCAAGTTCAATGGCAGATAAACTATACCATCCAAATCCTGCACCGATGGCACCAGCGTGCTGAACTGGAATACCGATGAAATATCCACCGACGATGGCCCCCGCAATACTTCCTACAGCAACCATCAACGGAACTAAAAGCACTTTCACACCTAGTTCTTTTATCTTTCCAACAATATTTTCTTGTCTACCAATATCGATTCCTACAAAAAATAACAATAAGCAAAGTCCGCTACTGATGAATGTCCCCATATACTCTGCCATACTTGCCGGAAAAAGAAATAATCCTGATATTATACCTGCCCCAACTGCCAATAGTATTTTAATAGTCACTTTCTTCCCTCTCTTCCTTTGCATTGATTACTTTTCCAGATATTACTTTTACACCTAGAATACTGAATCCCACTGAAAACAATGCTAGAACTAAAGCTTTTAATCCAATTGAACCAAAAGAATTGACAACTTCTCGATCCATTCCAATACTAATTCCCATAATAAACAAAAGTAGTAATAATGAAAATGTTTGAATACGATCTAATTTTTTCATAATAGAATCAGAAAGTAGTTTCTTACTGCCGATATATGCACCAACGACTATTATAAATAAATACAGAATGATGTCCATATTATCCCACCCTTTATTGTATTAATAAACCACCTTGTATAAATTTAACAAGGTGGTCCATTCCTTTAAACTTCCATTATCACTGGCAAAATCATTGGTCGACGCTTGGTTTTTTCATATAGGAAATCTTTTAAGCTATCTCTAATGGAACTCTTTAATAAAGACCATTCTCTAATATTTTGTTGTTCGCAGCCATCTAGAACACTCTTCACAACTTTTCTCGCTTCATCAATTAAGTCTTCAGACTCTCTTACGTAAACAAATCCTCTCGAAATAATATCTAGCCCTGCAGCAATCTTACCGTTCTCCTTAGCAATAGTAACTACAACTACCATTAAACCATCTTCTGCTAAATGTTTTCTATCTCTTAAAACGATATTTCCTACGTCACCTACGCCCAATCCATCTACTAAGATTTTGCCCGATTGAACGCTACCATTTATTTTTCCATAGTCACTACCAAATTCAAATACTGTACCATTTTGTCCAATAAATATATTTTCCTTTGGCATACCTAGACTTTCAGCCAGCTTTGCGTGTTGTTTTAAATGTTTGTACTCTCCATGAACAGGAATAAAGTACTTTGGTTTTACCAACCTATGCATTAGCTTTAATTCCTCTTGGCAAGCATGTCCAGAAACATGGACATCCTCAAAGCTTTCATAAATTACTTCTGCACCCTTCTCAAATAATTGATTGATTACACGAGTAATGGACTTTTCATTTCCTGGAATTGGACTTGATGAGAATACAACTAAATCTCCCTGCTGAATGTTTAGTTTTCTGTGTTCAGAGCTTGCCATTCTGGATAAGGCCGCCATAGGCTCTCCTTGGCTTCCAGTAGTTAGAATAGTAATTCTGTTATCATCATACTGATCCATATCATTGACATCAATAATTAATCCTTCTGGAACATTCAGAACACCTAAATCCTGAGCAACTGCAATTACATTGACCATACTACGTCCGGATACAACAACTTTCCTATCATAATTATAGGCAGCGTCTAAAACCTGTTGTACCCTATGAACGTTAGATGCAAATGTAGCAACAATAATACGATTCTCAGCATTTCTAAAAATATTCTCAAATGTTGCACCTACATTACTTTCAGACATTGTATACCCCGGTCTTTCCACATTGGTACTATCTGCCATCATCACTAAAACGCCTTTTTTACCCAATTCAGCAATGCGATGCAGATCAAT
Above is a genomic segment from Alkaliphilus oremlandii OhILAs containing:
- a CDS encoding lysine exporter LysO family protein, which translates into the protein MTIKILLAVGAGIISGLFLFPASMAEYMGTFISSGLCLLLFFVGIDIGRQENIVGKIKELGVKVLLVPLMVAVGSIAGAIVGGYFIGIPVQHAGAIGAGFGWYSLSAIELAKHSAQLGTLAFITNVSREIIAIITIPLIAKYIGKLESIAPAGATAMDTTLPIISKATDGNTAVVSFITGVTLSLLVPIIVPFIMML
- a CDS encoding LysO family transporter; amino-acid sequence: MDIILYLFIIVVGAYIGSKKLLSDSIMKKLDRIQTFSLLLLLFIMGISIGMDREVVNSFGSIGLKALVLALFSVGFSILGVKVISGKVINAKEEREESDY
- a CDS encoding peptidoglycan D,D-transpeptidase FtsI family protein, with amino-acid sequence MSRVEKKIYKTNQVNINRLSSIKMICFVILIGLTIRLFYIQIINHDFYKKEAMKQRQINIPIDSGRGIILDRNFIPLTDREEKKMVIIFPQYFNPSEKNILYLQKITDIEDEVLTKRIKSSKSVMEFPLKNGLDMEDVKHINTRGLFIVDKKIRYEEEGILSHVIGYINQVDKKGMYGIEGAMDGLLSANSMNSLIATVDGLKRFIPGEGYAVGNDYMKERNLRLTIDYSVQKILEDVMSDSDGAIVVSDIKTGEILGMVSRPNFNPNNISEHMNSDGDELYNKAIQMAFPPGSIFKIVVAIEAIIKDPSVLNKEFHCLGYEKVGDLEIKCSSYRRGGHGDITLERGFAESCNSVFIQLAESLGADNIINRAKNLGFGDLIGIGLKEESKGNLPYGDYLLGPSYANIAIGQGEILATPLQVNQLTQCIANNGIRKPLYLIKDVVDGKHNILQSTNMKEGEEIIDAEVVKILQDWMHKVMTKGSGYQAKEIAAITAGKTGSAESVERKKEVVHAWFTGYYPFDHPKYAITVLIQNGRSGGGVAVPIFKEVVERMMDLDYK
- a CDS encoding recombinase family protein is translated as MEKVSIYLRKSRADIEAESRGEGETLAKHRSTLLKVAKEKKLSIVKIYEEIVSGESLMHRPEMLELLKNVESKKYDAVLVMDVDRLGRGNMQEQGLILETFKKSCTKIITPRKIYNLDDEFDEEYSEFEAFMARKELKMINRRLQNGRVRSIEDGNYISPNPPYGYEIDEGKDYRTLKPHPEQAEVVKMIFEWYVSGLGSGKIANKLNDLGYKSYTGIPWRSSSVLNMLKNLVYTGKVVWGRKDIKKSTEVGKVKDTVTRPKEEWIIADGKHPALVSEELFEKAQEILNKRYHVPYQLENGITNPLAGLIRCENCGASMVLRPYPDKDHQVMCYNNCGNKSSKLKYVEKEVLAGLAEWCLQYRAQWDIDNKSKRKKSKLTSSIPVLEKAVENLQKELVELENQKNSLHDFLERGIYDVDTYLERSQNLATRIDATKVSLSKAKLVLGQEMQREKAQIDIIPRIEKVLDVYPKINDPAHKNELLKSVLDYAAYSKDKSKRNDDFSLRLFPKLPKQTLDS
- a CDS encoding ribonuclease J, coding for MAKKAEKIKIIPLGGLSEIGRNMTAFEYKDDIIIIDCGLSFPEDDMLGIDIVIPDITYLIKNKDKVKGIVLTHGHEDHIGALPYVLKKLNVPVYGTRLTLGLVEIKIKEHKLSDIQLQKVDVGQMVQLGEFEVEFIRTSHSMPDSCAIALHTSLGVIFHTGDFKIDYTPIDGQVIDLHRIAELGKKGVLVMMADSTNVERPGYTMSESNVGATFENIFRNAENRIIVATFASNVHRVQQVLDAAYNYDRKVVVSGRSMVNVIAVAQDLGVLNVPEGLIIDVNDMDQYDDNRITILTTGSQGEPMAALSRMASSEHRKLNIQQGDLVVFSSSPIPGNEKSITRVINQLFEKGAEVIYESFEDVHVSGHACQEELKLMHRLVKPKYFIPVHGEYKHLKQHAKLAESLGMPKENIFIGQNGTVFEFGSDYGKINGSVQSGKILVDGLGVGDVGNIVLRDRKHLAEDGLMVVVVTIAKENGKIAAGLDIISRGFVYVRESEDLIDEARKVVKSVLDGCEQQNIREWSLLKSSIRDSLKDFLYEKTKRRPMILPVIMEV
- a CDS encoding peptidase U32 family protein — its product is MKKVELLAPAGDLERLKVAIMYGADAVYVGGQIFGLRAAAKNFSIEDLAEGVRYAHERGVKIYVTANIIPHNEDLSGFPEYLKQLYDIGVDAMIVSDPGTFSIVQETVPNMDIHISTQANNTNYRTVNFWGKLGATRVVLARELSFKEIREIKDHIPEELELEAFVHGAMCMSYSGRCLLSNYMANRDANRGECAQPCRWKYNLVEEKRPGEYIQVIEDEKGTYFMNSKDLCMIEYIPEIIKSGIESLKIEGRMKTTYYVAMVVKAYRAAIDQYYEDPENWTFDKKWMEELKKASHRDFTTGFYLDKPGAKDHHYDNTSYVRDYNFIGLVKGYDAVTKIATVEQRNRFFLGDEIEITGPKEDRTMTITEMWDEDMNPIEVAPHPQQIIKIRMEIPVEENYILRKERKADENE
- the udk gene encoding uridine kinase encodes the protein MRMNKRPILIGIIGGTGSGKSTVARSIFESLPEKNIAIIQQDSYYKDQSHLTYEERVKTNYDNPLAFDSELLKKHLRELLQNNSIEKPIYDFEQHNRKKEKELIHPKDIIILEGIMILDDCELRQLLDIKIFVDTDADVRIIRRIVRDIRERGRTLESVIDQYLTTVRPAHLQFVEPNKKYADIIIPEGGYNQVAIDIMVAKIKSIIEEKRENR
- a CDS encoding O-methyltransferase: MSNIVLPFIEEYIRNTLPNNTGLLGEMELYAKENYVPIVHKEVGVLLQVLTKATNAKKVLEIGTAIAYSTLLFCEAMGDDGHVTTIERDEKRILQAKANIEKANRDQNITLIEGDATEVLKGIKGTYDLIFLDGAKGHYKDFLNDCINLLNSGGILVSDNTLYKGMVATDELVVRRQKTIVNRMREYLVYICNHPQLDTSIIPIGDGLTISYKK
- a CDS encoding sigma-70 family RNA polymerase sigma factor codes for the protein MLLTLKPILFLVSYISSTTSFPQPLTAEEESMYLERYEQGDEEARNILVERNLRLVAHIVKKYSNIGRDMDDLISIGTIGLIKGITTFDRSKGTRLATYAARCIENEILMTIRSNKKIKTEVSLQDPIGVDKEGNELPSTGYQLSRVCFGSFGNRRREKSSFRLDLSLE